The region ATGGATTGGGATCACAAGACTGGCGCCGATAAGTTTCTCGCTCACCATCACGCTGATGGTGACAACAAACCCGTAAACCTTCTGGTGAACGGCCTCGGTCGCCACAATGGTGTCAAAACTCCCCTCGCCACTTTCGTCGTGAAAGAGGTACGTGTTGACATAATTGACTCAGCGTGTGGGTTCATGTGCATGCAGCTAACCGTTTCGAACTTCTTTCAGAGCGTAAGGTACAGATTCCGTGTGATAAACGCCGGGTTCCTCAACTGTCCAATAGAGATCTCAATCGACAATCACACCATCTATGTAATCAGCACTGACGGAAACGACATCCAACCGGTCGAAGGTGAATTGAGGGAAAAATTTAGGGTTTCCACCTAGCTCATATATGTAGATTACAACGTCTAATTAACCCACACGATCGATTTCAGCCGAATCGCTAGTTACCTACGCTGGGGAGAGATTCGACTTTATCCTCCAGGCAAACCAGAAGCAGGACAACTATTGGATTCGGTTCCGGGGCCTTATGGACTGCGATGAGCGGTTCACCAGGGCAAACCAGGTAGCAATTCTACGGTATATGGGAGCGCCCGAGGTCGAGCCAACCGCAACTGTGTCTTACGAGCGAAATGTTTCAACCTCAACGAAAGCGTTGGTGAGCTCATTATCATTTTCGACGAGCAGCTAAGAATAATACTTCTTCGGAAAATTGACACGTAATTTGTGCATCTCTTATCTGCTCTGCAATAGCAAGTCAATGCGCTGAATCAAGGCATGGAAAATAATGCGACCATCAGCATACCGTTGCTGTATTCTCTGGATCCCGACGACGAGGCCAACACCAAAGATCCGGATTACCAGTTCTATATTTCCTACGATTTTTATGCAAAAGATAACCCCCATTTTCATCGGAAAGATCTCTATGGCTTTCACAAAGGTAGTTTTTCATCACTCGTATTcaagaataatttataaccAGATAAATTACACTGAACTATGAACACACGTGCAAGTGTCTCCCAAGTGACCCATTCCAGTATCTTCTTATCCAGAGATATAATCTTTCTACCTTTTTAGTGATAAACAACAGTCAAAGGGTATTTACGCCCCAACTTAATTACATATCAATGAAACTACCGGAATTTCCACTGCTCTCACAACGCGAAGCTATCCGGCCTGATCAGTTCTGTAACGAAAGTAGCGTTTCAAATTGTGAAGATAACTACTGCGCGTGCACTCACGTTCTCCAAGTAAAATTGGGAAGCGTGGTGGAGCTCGTTCTAATCGACAAAGGTAAACCCACGGTTTGATAAGAGAGGACTCAGTTCAGCATTCGGGTTTCAATCCAACGACTACAATAAatcttattttcaatcaacagGTTTTACCTATGATGCAAACCATCCGTTTCACTTACACGGTCACGACTTCCGAGTTGTCGCCATGGAGAGGGTTGGGAAAAATGTTACAGTTGATGAAGTTAAGAGACTAGACGCTGCTGGTCTTATTAAAAGAAAGCTCAGTCAGGCCCCAATCAAGGATACAGTAACCGTTCCTGATGGAGGTTACACGGTTGTCCGTTTCCACGCCAACAACCCCGGTAAGCGACTCGAATGAACTTTCAAGAAGCACGGAAACCTTATACTGACCGATGCACCAGTAGATTGAAAGAGAATGTTATTGACCATTTAACAGGGTATTGGCTCTTCCATTGCCACATCGAGTTTCATGTGGAACTTGGGATGGCCTTGGTATTCAAAGTCGGTGAGCACGAGGACTTTCCACCGGTACCCGATAAGTTTCCACGATGTGGAAGCTACACCCCAATTGGACCTCCGGAAGCAACTACGACGACAACGGCGGAGACAACACAAACGACGGAGACGACACAAACGACGGAGACGACAACGGAGTTGATGACTACGAAAAAATCATTGACCACgccaacgacgacgacgaccgCGATGTCAGATCTCACCGAAAACGAGACTCTGATCAGAGAACAGCTCATCATAATTCGATGGCTTTCTTCGGTCGTTCGCGATTTGACGATGAAAGCCAGTTCGGCGTCTTCAACCAAAGAAATTTGTATTGttaaaatcgttttttcaatAGTCACACTTTTACTTGCCAATAGTATTCATCGATAAAATGATCACCGAATCGAACAATTAAGTGATGGTTTTCGAGATGTGACTTTTCACAGGTACGAATTTGCAACGTTTTCCGTTACCTGTAGCAACGATTTAAACGACCGAACTTATTgccatctgaaatattttcgaagtCGCATTTTTAATTCGTTACAAGGGCGTAATGTTCTTCTTTTATCACGACGCGAAATGACGGTTAAACTTGTCTAAAATATATCGACGTAGTAGACGTAATTATCTTCTCCTTCGGTGATACGAAAATTACATGAAACTTCTGGTTATACTGATACTAACAGGTATTACAATCTATAGGATACACAAGGAACACATGAAACGAATAAAACGGAAGACAGAGAGAGTCGTATGTCGGGATTGAAGAATTCGACgagttattaatttataatttaatttccaaCAGGCACTGTATGGACGGCCAATTGTTTATGCCTTGATTAATATCATAGCCACGGATATTCAAATACTCGGTTACCTTAACTTGGGACGCAGGAAATCGCGTTACGTAACTCCCGCGTACCATCGCTTCCCATACTAAATTGGGTTATGATAATTTTGTAATATCAGCGATACTAGAAATAGGTCATACGGTGCGTAGTGTATAATGATCTGGATATTATATAAGTGTAAGCATACTGTATATACTTATTACTGTGATACggatatatttatgtattggCAAGTACTTAATAGATACGTGTCAAACATAAATCGATCGACAATAGGATCTTTATACGGAAGAGTTTTGCTACAGTATTTGTGAGAGTGCGCGCGTgtgtcattttttaaaagtatttttagTGTTAGAAATAACGTGTGAATGGAAGATCTATAAGTATTTGATACGATTCTCGTGATTTACTACTATTATAGGACAAAAGGGACCAACGCATTTTGAACACACCAGTTCGTCGCATCATATTCTTGCCCTGCATCACATATACCTaggtatattaaaaataaaatctatgAATGAAGTATGAATAATTGGTTTCTCTATCACGTGTGTAAATAAATTGCGTTGTGCAGCAACAACAAGTCTAACTTATCCCGATTGTTgcagataaaaataatatttcgaaGTCTATGATCTGAAAAAGATAACATAGAAAATCAGGAGTGAACATTAACGTCAAAGGAAATGCCAGTTCGTGAATTATAACGGCTGCAATTAgtcatttttcgaaataaaataattctcaaTTCAAGTACACACCTGCAATTCTATCGCGTTCTTTTGTTTGAGAGAGTGTGTGCAGAAACGTAGCGTTATGCGTTAGCAGGAGGGAGATTGGTACAGAAAAAGAGTGCGGTACATGGAATGAACAATGCGGTGGAAAGGGAAGGGATAAGATACAGAGAATCAGAGAGAGGAATAGGGAAGTAACAATTGACACAACGGTCCAGAGAGAGTCAGTAGGATGAATATGGCGGCAACAGAAGAGGTCAAGAAAAAATCACCGATCTAATTGGAAACTCCGGACGGGTATTCCCCAACGCCCCCACCACGCTGCTTACGCGCGACAGGTCGTCCTTCTCCATAGTATCTCAGCCACTTGCCGGCAGTTGTCGTTTATACCTCGGCAAGCGGTGGTCAGCGACGTTGGGTTGCAGATACGTGGAGGGTCAGGACAGTTGCATTGATTCCCAACGTAGATCGAATTATAACGAGTTAATTTGTTGCAAAAACTCAACTTTCTACGTAACCCATAAATATGGCGTGTCAAGCTCTTGGACGGTGCCGCATCTGCGCTCGCAAGCACAAAATTGCCATCTACGGAAGCGAAGAGAGGCAGCATATCCTCATTGAGAAAGCCAACCTGAAGCTCATTGTGagttgacatttttcaattttttattttcaccgtcTTTAACAATGATCGGAGCAACTATGTAAACAGCATTTTTCGGTCAGAAAATTGACGGGCAAAgtgtagaaaaattaatcttTCCACTTTGCAGATTTTGAACACCGTATGCGCAGTCTGCATTGCGAAAATCGAACGATTGATAAAGAAGATAGATCCGGATCCGAATTTCAGCGACGGCATCGAGCATCAGGACAACTGCGAGACAAAGCCTAATGTAAACTTGCAGTTGCCGCAAGAAGGACCTCGGGAAAGTAGCGAAAAGGTGAATGAGAACAGTGAGAAATCTGCGTCTATCAGATCGACAGCGAAGGAGGTCGCATGTCCGTCCCATGCCGAGCCGAAGTCTGAAGCGTTTGAGGGTTCGTCCGTAATATGTGATGCATGCGTATCGTCTGAAGTCAGAAATATCCGTCACGCGAGTCCTCAATGGTCCGGGGATTTCCCGTCGGCGCTAAGTCCGTCTCTTCGTCCTTCCGACGATCACCGGCGATCAGGGGGTTCACAAGGAACGAAAAGAGTGGTAAACCCATATTGCAAACGCCTTAGAAATGACCATTCAGATATTGGCGACATGGCTGATGAAACAATTACTCCGGAAAAGTCACGGAATGCGTCAAGAACACCCGCGAGTACCGACGAGGGGAAAGTGAACAGTTTATCGTAAGTTGGACCATGATCGAAAATCATACCGATCAGAGATTTCAAGAGCGCTGAATCATTTCTAATATTCATAGCTttccacttttttctttttctttcatttcttcatttgtTTCGAATAGGCCGGCTGGACCTCCCGCGTGTGCGATTACCGTCAAAGTTCGCGGCTCGGACGCTAGTCTGTTGAGCGCCAAAAGGCCGGGCCGTTTCTTGTGGTGTGAATTTTGTCAGAAGAGGTTTACACATGCAGGCGACCTGAACAAACATCGCCGGAAGCACACAGGGGAAAAACCGTACGAGTGTAATCAGTGCCGACGGAAGTTTGCGCACGCTTCGAACTTGGTGAGGCATCAACGTGTTCATTCCGGCGAGAGACCGTTCGTCTGCACCGGATGCAACCGAACATTTACCAGGCGAGATAAACTGACTGTCCATGTTGCAGCGGGACGCTGCTAGGGGCCACGAACTATCTGAGTGGATAATTTACAGGTTAGTTTTGTAATCCCCGCCGCGTTATCGAACGATCTGAATGGAGGATTTATAGATTTTAGTTCTGTAATCCTCGCCGCATTAATTGCAGTCGACGTACATCTTGAAACAAGTTCTACAGAGGAATTATACCTCGAATTGTGCCGTCAGTGAGGAACTTATGCATCAGTGCCTAGAGCGATCCTTGCCATCAACAGTACGCAGAAAAGAGTATTATTGTTCGCAATACGCGATCACAAACAAAACTTTAAATAACCAACGAGCTTATTGAGCCGCAAAAACTAAGTGTGACGATTTCGTACATCTATAAGCATTGTCAAATTTCAGATATTGTCGCAAAGCAAATACGATTGTCGTATTTCAAATCACTCTTTGCCTCGCGACATTAAACTACGCGTATCCTCACTGCTGGAGATATTTGGAGTTCGTTAAGCAAGAAACCTAGTTTTAGAAATTACGTATAAGCAATATTtcttaaataaaatatggtGTTATTAAACTACTATGTAAATACATCAATTTAACAGGAAGGGATACTGGTAATTCAATCTCAACAGGCAGCCTTTAGAGAAAATCAATATATTAGTCGTACACTTAACAATAAAGCGTGTGAGGCTTGTTATAATAGCCTTATTATATGCACTAtatagaaattgaaaagtgatgacattacaaaatttttacaaacataAGGATTGCAAATGGAATAGCTCATGATGAAATTGGGAATTGAACCCTGTGAGTTGAATCCTAATTGTTTTTATTGACCGAGCATAAAGTTTAATGCCTTAGTATTTTATGTTCCaagcatttgaaaatatacacCTATAGGTCTTTGATGCTACAAGTAAAACTGCAGATTACATATTAGGATGATCACGAGATCAAGGATGATATCAAAGTAAATGATATCGTCTCGGAGTAACAAAATCATTACTAAACATTTGAGTGAGTTTCTTCCTTTGTTCCAGGTATGCAAATGGTGTAACAAGCATTCTTTTGCAAGGGCCTCTGCATAGGATGCGCGAGTAATTTAGCCATATTGTCATGGAGCTTCGTGGCATTTCTTCCAACTTCTAGGATataagataaatttttagcGTCCAGAGCTGTGAGCTCGTTATAAACTTCCTCGCACATGTTCTCGCTACTTGGCGGTTCGTGAACAAACAAAGCATCCAGTACAAAGTATGGATTATCTGACAACAgctcgaaaaatttattccctgTTCGAAACCGGGGAATGCAGTTTGATCGCGAGTAGATTAATATAGCCCTTGTGATGAACGAGGGGATTTCATTGGACTCCGTGTATCTTGGCAAATCGGTGTGAGTGATAAGAGCTTCAAAGACTTGGCTCAGGTCAAATGAAGTGTCATCTGTTTTCAGTTTCTCTTCCACAAGGGAATCTAGGGTATTGAGAACAGTTTTGATGTTGGCGGTAAAGTCACAAACCCACTTGATCGACTCGGAGCATAGAGTCATTATGGCAAACTCATGGTTTCGATTGATCATCGACTTTGCaccaacaaaaatttcaacaactcTTTTGATTAAAAACATAGGCATGTAGGTAGCTCCTGTTCCTAACTTGAATTGGGTGCAGTCCTTTTCTTTGGTAATGTCAATTATCAGTACTATTTTCTCAGGCAAATTAATCTCTGGCAACGAGCGCACCATATCACTTTCGTCAGTCTTACATGTTCCCACTTCCTTCTTCACGTCCTGTTTATTGTGATGTTGCGTTGGCATAGTGGCGGCGAGATGGTTTTCGCGGATCGACGTTAGTGGGTTAGTCAGCTGCGTAGCCTGTCTCGCACCACTCACAATGTTCTCCATCGTTGTTACAGTCTGAAACCTCCGCGCCATCGACTGTATTTCATCGTTTGAATCCTGATTATCTATCATTTTTCACTACTTGGCAACATTCAACGATTATAACCTTTGCTGTGTGTCACACGTCAAACGCAGTCATATGCCAACAATAATCCAAACTGATGCCATGACTGATGCAAACAATGCAATTTGTGAAGCCCAGGTCGTGGCGGTCATGGGATAAAGAACAGGATAGACGgtaaaatgtgaaataaaaattccgtCATCTTGCGGTAGTGCGAAAAACTAGCAGCACTTATGACGTCACGCCGGTTCAGGCGTCAAGCTACGACGCATTCCCAACGCGATACCGTTGTGTGACGTCGCAATAGCACTCTCCGATAATTCCATAAGCTAGACGCTAAATCTAATAGTGAAGACATGAGTTTATTACGTTGACTGAAGTATGTGATACTGGAACGAGTGCAGCCTATGCACGTTACTTGTGCTTGAAGCTGGTACGATCTTGGCGCACTCACAGCCACGGTCTTACAGCGGCTCTCACCGACTATCTCGCATAAAAACGTTGACCGCTAGGCCAGAACTGCAGACGACGCGATTGTTCGGTTATCAGTTTGTGTACATTTAACTGTAGATCATTCAAAGTTCAATGGTTGTGTACAAACTACGAAATGATTTGAATATCTGGCTTTCACACAATTTTTATCTATACGAAAATGTAATCAATTTCTAAATCAATTTATACAGACCTAATTTATCCTACATATTACAGTACATTCATGATTATCAGGATTCATTTTATGATTTACACGGttatatttacacattttatacACTAATTTAATGACCTTTGCCGTAATtaggatttttatttatacattgtacaatttttatgtgaATAGAAACAGAAATCTCAGAGGACGCATGTTTGTGCTCAGTCAGTAGATATTGTATGCGACACGTGCATACCAACATCAACCACACCTATCACTGTCTACGTACTCTATTTCATTTGAAGTGACCGCCAATTTAgtacgaaaattcgaaatcttTACGGTGTGGCGCTGCCGTCTAGTACTAAATCATAACTCATTCTGGCAACACTGTCATATAGAGATCAGTGCGCACACCGAACGTAGCATCTGAAACGTAGTCTGTGTTGATTTGAGAGTTTCACTCACGTTCACAAAGTTTTATACAATCTGTGGTAGTTGTGTCGACGTGAAAGTTCTTGGTCGCATGCCAATGGGTCACTTCGTTACCTGCTGGTGAACTATTTTGTCATTCAAGAACAAAGCTTGTTTGTCGGGATATTtgtgtttaatttttgttcaatctGTGAGGACCAGCGCCCTAGATATCAGCgtaacataacctcaaaattttcaaggtactatgtctttttctctttcctaaTCCTAGTCTTCTGCCCATGGTGACCTAGGTTAGTGATTCACGCCAGTTGCActtatgtaaaatataaaaaattagatcAGCAGCATTCTGAGTTTCTCTGACGTGggtaaattttgtacaaaaaatacTTTCCCCCTTGTTCTCTGTCAACTGGGAAGATCATTGTTAATCCTCTTTTACGCGGTTATTGCTCCTCAGCGGATGATTCGTGAACGTTTTAATTAAACAATACGATTATCCACGAATAATATCAACCACAATATTTGTCGACGATTATTGACACTGGGAAAAACCGGGAGCGTCGCGAGCTTGTTTGACAATAACACGTCTCTCAACTACTTGGAAACAAATGTACACTACGCACAAATAATCTACAAAGCATCTACGCGCAACAATTTAATTAATCGTCATCTCCAGGTGCGTAATTTCCGAAGGCTTTAACATCTGTTCGTCAACGTTAAAATTTCCACCATTGTAATATACCTAATTTTATAGTAACTGGCATGGCGTTACGTAGGACATAGAATGAAACAGCGTACGTAGCTGCACCTCGTTATATTGATATCGAACATGCTATATTAATTCGTTGCAATTGAACCAATTGAGACCAATATAAACATTCGTGTATTATTATCGGCACCCTGATTATAAACTCGACGATGTAACCATAAGGGAGCGTGCGCGTTTTATTCCTATAAGCTGTACCACTTGCTCTGCAACCAATGGTGTGCATAAATCAAGCGGTATAAgatatatattcaaaattcCGAGGAATGCGTATATTAACACTAGGAACTACCACACCAGTCAAAGTGTctggtatttaaaaaatcgtaatgaAGGAAAATGATTGtatcaatattatataaaaatattctattattacatattttttaaagcaGTCATTTTGATTTAACTACCAGTATTGGTACAAATAGCGTCGTATTAATTTGTGTAATTTTAGTGCTAAACGCTGAATAATAATCACTATCGTCGCTTCTTTTTACGTCGCATTTCATTTCAAGCGTGATGTTCGATAATATTTTCTCAGATGTTCAAGCCATTGTTTTTATGATCCGAATCGTTTATGAGGGACAAcagagttgtaaaaaaaaattgcttatgacaattatataaatattccgGTATGCAGCGGTTAAATGTTCGATATTCGGTTTTGTTCTAATATCGTATGACGTATAATATCTATTACTGCgatcattttcatcattacaatacgtgtgtgtgtttcTTCAGTCATACCGATTTATTGACGCTTACGGTTATCATCTTGGGGAATTTCATCAAGGAAATTCCTTGACGGGAAGAATTCCCCTCACctcgaaattcttttatatatgtgtatagaCCTCCTCGTACCGTCCGTTCTCTCCGCAACTTTGACACACCCCTACAAATgacgaaaataatttattcctaTTTGACTAACCGTGTCCGCTTGGTGATTCTGAAATCGTTCATATATAGTCATCTTGCtcattggaaaaaattgcCTCCTTTTTCTTGTCCATATACCTAAATatagtgaattttttatttgcacaGTTGATCCGTAGGCAGACCCAATACGCCAATATTATacggtaaattgaaaaattatcgaatattATATACTGGTTATGCTGATGCAGCGATTACcgggagagaagaaaaattgataattgtcTCATCGTGAGAAATCCGTCGTCCGGTTGTACCCGAGATGTTGTACCGTTTGCACAAGGCGGCCTGCAACCTGATACACTGACAAGGAACCCTAGATCGGTCGATCCCTCCGATTTTCGTCGATTTCATATACGTTGTAATGCATCGAAAACTGAAAGATACGTAGTTTCTTTTCATCTACTGATAAACGGTTTACAGGGGTGAAAACTACCCCCAAGGTTGGGCTTCCAATGGGTCTCGGTTTCTTGATGCACTTGATGTATTAAGTAGTTGAATGAAACCAACGCTGAAACGTTCATTCTTTTCCCGAATGAAACATTTCAGCGATGGTCTCATTCGAATCTCCAAGAAGCGCTTCTATCCGAAATATGTACTCAGAAACCACCTGTTGGGTTCTCATTTTTAGGGGTCATTTTCGCCCCTCCAAACCGTTTACTGGCatataaaaagaaacacgTGTCTCTTAGTTTTCGATGCACTACAACATGTATGAATTAGATAAAAATCGGAGGAGTCGACATCCCAGAATTCCTTGTGAGACAATCATTGTTTAGATCGTGAttcattgatttaaaaataactttcgTCTTATTCagaacattttcatttctatcaTAGAAACTTTCATTCAAGGGggcaaaacaaaaatcaaaactgTTTTATAAAGATAGATGTGTAATTCCGTACTTTGCGATCGCGATGTAGATAAAATTGGCCgttcgatttctcctgcagcAGCATTTCATGTCGACATCTCGATTTTTGGTGAAAGTACCGAACAGGTACGATTGCCTTCGGTTAGTTCCAAAGTTGTCCACTCACGATATACGATCACGTAGATCCTCGAGGCGCGGTGCACGATCTACATATGCAGACttggtatttttgtttttataatgAACCGTGATCGTCGCAGCATATATGATGTGTGATGACAGTGCAACTAATGAGATTTTTGTGGTCTCTCTGGGAGAATGACGGTGGGTAAGGGCAGTTAACAACTAACTATAAGCCTGTGTATTCCGTATTACCGTGTCTTACGAACGTTCCTCCTGCAGAGTGTTATCTTCCAATACCTAAAATTCACGACTCGATTGGAACGTTTCTTTTgttctttcttgtttttcgTCTGCTCAAACTTTTACCGCCAACAGGTGTTTTTCGCGTCGTAAACTCCGAGCGAGAACGAAACGCGTAACGAAAGACGTGCGTACGTGTAATCGCGTACATCGTACAGAAAATGTCAAGTTAATCATTAAatacaaagaaaatttttttttctttcacggtTTAGTATTATCACActgtgatttttcattttattactccGCACGTGTAATGCCAGCGTGCAATGAATCGAACAAAGctgccttttttttctactaaaTTTGAATACCCGTACAATCGCAGTTGTAACTATAACAGTCAACCAGATGTTCAAAGGCGTGTTCGTTTGCTCGGTATGCGAATTTCTGAGTTAATGTTGATCGATCGGCTTCGCCGCTTGCTGCTGCGTTATATTCCGATATTCCAAACATTAAACATTTGATGGAAAATGATATTCTTCCAATGACAGACGCCACGAATGATTCGCCTATCACAGCGGCACGATCGTTGGCTTCTGATGCGGTACGATATAAATATTAGACAACAAAGGAATTCATTGCGCGTCATCGAcatatttgattgaaaattcttcaGTCATCAAGAAGTCCAAGGTATTTCCTTTGTCCGACAATGGACGacgtattttctattttctgatTCCCTCTCTGTATCGATAAtgtctgtaaaaaaaagtcggtAAAAATGCCGTAAATATACCCCACAGCGAAAGGGTAAGATTTTAACCGATCAACTGGTATTGTA is a window of Neodiprion pinetum isolate iyNeoPine1 chromosome 4, iyNeoPine1.2, whole genome shotgun sequence DNA encoding:
- the LOC124216729 gene encoding uncharacterized protein isoform X2 → MLLRLELVVLGAQIMSLGYEAFAETVITATEEGPASFMEPKFISESEAITDLSKHPCRRRCRDGEPSMECRYDFRLEAYHTMSKACFDCFSNITDCFRQDCIPADGVKRSLVVVNRQMPGPAIEVCLGDRIIVDVHNMLPAESTTIHWHGQHHRSTPYMDGVPYVTQCPVHPGATFRYHYIAATSGTHFWHSHSGFQRGDGVIGPLIVRVPPRLDPHFKYYDLIEHTMIVMDWDHKTGADKFLAHHHADGDNKPVNLLVNGLGRHNGVKTPLATFVVKESVRYRFRVINAGFLNCPIEISIDNHTIYVISTDGNDIQPVEAESLVTYAGERFDFILQANQKQDNYWIRFRGLMDCDERFTRANQVAILRYMGAPEVEPTATVSYERNVSTSTKALQVNALNQGMENNATISIPLLYSLDPDDEANTKDPDYQFYISYDFYAKDNPHFHRKDLYGFHKVINNSQRVFTPQLNYISMKLPEFPLLSQREAIRPDQFCNESSVSNCEDNYCACTHVLQVKLGSVVELVLIDKGFTYDANHPFHLHGHDFRVVAMERVGKNVTVDEVKRLDAAGLIKRKLSQAPIKDTVTVPDGGYTVVRFHANNPGYWLFHCHIEFHVELGMALVFKVGEHEDFPPVPDKFPRCGSYTPIGPPEATTTTTAETTQTTETTQTTETTTELMTTKKSLTTPTTTTTAMSDLTENETLIREQLIIIRWLSSVVRDLTMKASSASSTKEICIVKIVFSIVTLLLANSIHR
- the LOC124216729 gene encoding uncharacterized protein isoform X1 is translated as MLLRLELVVLGAQIMSLGYEAFAETVITATEEGPASFMEPKFISESEAITDLSKHPCRRRCRDGEPSMECRYDFRLEAYHTMSKACFDCFSNITDCFRQDCIPADGVKRSLVVVNRQMPGPAIEVCLGDRIIVDVHNMLPAESTTIHWHGQHHRSTPYMDGVPYVTQCPVHPGATFRYHYIAATSGTHFWHSHSGFQRGDGVIGPLIVRVPPRLDPHFKYYDLIEHTMIVMDWDHKTGADKFLAHHHADGDNKPVNLLVNGLGRHNGVKTPLATFVVKEVRVDIIDSACGFMCMQLTVSNFFQSVRYRFRVINAGFLNCPIEISIDNHTIYVISTDGNDIQPVEAESLVTYAGERFDFILQANQKQDNYWIRFRGLMDCDERFTRANQVAILRYMGAPEVEPTATVSYERNVSTSTKALQVNALNQGMENNATISIPLLYSLDPDDEANTKDPDYQFYISYDFYAKDNPHFHRKDLYGFHKVINNSQRVFTPQLNYISMKLPEFPLLSQREAIRPDQFCNESSVSNCEDNYCACTHVLQVKLGSVVELVLIDKGFTYDANHPFHLHGHDFRVVAMERVGKNVTVDEVKRLDAAGLIKRKLSQAPIKDTVTVPDGGYTVVRFHANNPGYWLFHCHIEFHVELGMALVFKVGEHEDFPPVPDKFPRCGSYTPIGPPEATTTTTAETTQTTETTQTTETTTELMTTKKSLTTPTTTTTAMSDLTENETLIREQLIIIRWLSSVVRDLTMKASSASSTKEICIVKIVFSIVTLLLANSIHR
- the LOC124216735 gene encoding uncharacterized protein — translated: MACQALGRCRICARKHKIAIYGSEERQHILIEKANLKLIILNTVCAVCIAKIERLIKKIDPDPNFSDGIEHQDNCETKPNVNLQLPQEGPRESSEKVNENSEKSASIRSTAKEVACPSHAEPKSEAFEGSSVICDACVSSEVRNIRHASPQWSGDFPSALSPSLRPSDDHRRSGGSQGTKRVVNPYCKRLRNDHSDIGDMADETITPEKSRNASRTPASTDEGKVNSLSPAGPPACAITVKVRGSDASLLSAKRPGRFLWCEFCQKRFTHAGDLNKHRRKHTGEKPYECNQCRRKFAHASNLVRHQRVHSGERPFVCTGCNRTFTRRDKLTVHVAAGRC
- the LOC124216736 gene encoding BRISC and BRCA1-A complex member 1, which translates into the protein MIDNQDSNDEIQSMARRFQTVTTMENIVSGARQATQLTNPLTSIRENHLAATMPTQHHNKQDVKKEVGTCKTDESDMVRSLPEINLPEKIVLIIDITKEKDCTQFKLGTGATYMPMFLIKRVVEIFVGAKSMINRNHEFAIMTLCSESIKWVCDFTANIKTVLNTLDSLVEEKLKTDDTSFDLSQVFEALITHTDLPRYTESNEIPSFITRAILIYSRSNCIPRFRTGNKFFELLSDNPYFVLDALFVHEPPSSENMCEEVYNELTALDAKNLSYILEVGRNATKLHDNMAKLLAHPMQRPLQKNACYTICIPGTKEETHSNV